The Azospirillum brasilense genome window below encodes:
- a CDS encoding septal ring lytic transglycosylase RlpA family protein, protein MHMARTLSMALCALSLTLSPMAAQAQPSSKSQSSKDASVPPIAVERTDEGEPVIVHEGEASFYGGSFHGKKTASGERFDQNKPTAASRELPLGSKVTVTNQDNGKSVDVIVNDRGPYVDGRVIDLSKKAAKQLDMIEDGVAPVRVEAKPSEQPTEAVKEKVEAKAEKADKTQVAEQPASEKKGNGAARSGSSRADQQSGSGSDR, encoded by the coding sequence ATGCACATGGCGCGTACACTGTCCATGGCGCTCTGCGCCCTGTCCCTGACCTTGTCCCCCATGGCCGCCCAGGCCCAGCCCTCATCCAAATCGCAAAGCTCAAAGGACGCGTCGGTGCCGCCGATCGCCGTGGAGCGCACGGACGAGGGCGAGCCGGTGATCGTCCATGAGGGTGAGGCGTCCTTCTATGGCGGCTCGTTCCACGGCAAGAAGACGGCCAGCGGCGAGCGCTTCGACCAGAACAAACCGACCGCCGCCTCGCGCGAACTGCCGCTGGGCAGCAAGGTCACCGTGACCAACCAGGACAACGGCAAGAGCGTCGACGTCATCGTCAACGACCGCGGCCCCTATGTGGACGGGCGGGTCATCGACCTGTCGAAGAAGGCCGCCAAGCAGCTCGACATGATCGAGGACGGCGTGGCCCCCGTGCGCGTCGAGGCCAAGCCGTCCGAACAGCCGACCGAAGCCGTGAAGGAGAAGGTCGAGGCCAAGGCCGAGAAGGCCGACAAGACCCAGGTGGCTGAGCAGCCCGCCTCCGAGAAGAAGGGGAACGGCGCAGCCCGGTCCGGTTCGTCGCGCGCCGATCAGCAAAGCGGGTCGGGGTCCGACCGCTAA
- a CDS encoding SDR family NAD(P)-dependent oxidoreductase yields the protein MTHRFALVTGGTSGIGAGFARALSADTGLLLAARNAEALNTAKTELEAAGRRVEVLATDLTTDAGRDALIQKAETLEIDLLINNAGSGAFGPVLDNSPEAERTTVELNVVATTVLTRALLPGMIERAARDGRRAGLILLSSTAAFQPIPFLGTYCASKSFVLAYGEALATELKRKPVDVLVLCPGATRTAFGKRAGFALNALPGAADPLDVAREGLQALGRRTVHVHGFGTRNMLRPFLWSRHAASDGLGALLAAFDRGQRAGRSARPPRV from the coding sequence ATGACCCACCGCTTCGCGCTGGTCACCGGCGGCACCTCCGGCATCGGCGCCGGCTTCGCCCGTGCCCTGTCCGCCGACACCGGCCTGCTGCTGGCCGCCCGCAACGCCGAGGCCCTCAACACCGCCAAGACGGAGCTGGAGGCCGCCGGGCGTCGGGTGGAAGTGCTGGCCACCGACCTGACCACCGACGCGGGGCGGGACGCCCTGATCCAGAAGGCGGAGACGCTGGAGATCGACCTGCTCATCAACAACGCCGGGTCCGGCGCCTTCGGGCCGGTGCTCGACAACAGCCCGGAGGCGGAGCGGACGACGGTGGAGCTGAACGTGGTGGCGACCACGGTGCTGACCCGCGCGCTGCTGCCCGGCATGATCGAACGCGCGGCCCGCGACGGGCGGCGGGCCGGGCTGATCCTGCTGTCGAGCACGGCGGCTTTCCAGCCGATCCCGTTCCTCGGCACCTACTGCGCCAGCAAGAGCTTCGTCCTGGCCTATGGCGAGGCGCTGGCGACGGAGCTGAAGCGCAAGCCGGTGGATGTGCTGGTGCTGTGCCCCGGCGCCACCCGCACCGCCTTCGGCAAACGGGCGGGCTTCGCCCTGAACGCGCTGCCGGGGGCCGCCGATCCGCTGGACGTGGCGCGGGAGGGGTTGCAGGCGCTGGGACGTCGCACGGTGCATGTGCACGGCTTCGGCACCCGCAACATGCTGCGCCCCTTCCTGTGGTCGCGCCACGCGGCGTCGGACGGGTTGGGCGCGCTGCTGGCCGCCTTCGACCGGGGGCAGCGCGCCGGCAGGTCCGCCCGTCCGCCGCGGGTCTGA
- a CDS encoding MaoC family dehydratase, protein MDDVRQVLKDNEGHCIEDLTVGMTASFAKTVTEADIVLFAGISGDTNPVHLNQEYASGTMFQGRIAHGMLSVSFISAVLGTKLPGPGAIYMSQTVRFKAPVRAGDTVTARATVTEIIPEKRRAVVRTVCTVGETVVIEGEALLMVPSRG, encoded by the coding sequence ATGGATGATGTTCGCCAAGTCCTGAAGGACAACGAGGGCCACTGCATCGAGGATTTGACCGTCGGCATGACGGCGTCCTTCGCGAAGACGGTTACCGAGGCGGACATTGTGCTGTTCGCCGGCATCTCCGGCGACACCAACCCGGTCCACCTGAACCAGGAATACGCCAGCGGCACCATGTTCCAGGGGCGCATCGCCCACGGCATGCTGAGCGTCAGTTTCATCTCGGCCGTTCTCGGCACCAAGCTGCCGGGCCCGGGCGCCATCTACATGAGCCAGACCGTGCGCTTCAAGGCGCCGGTGCGCGCCGGCGACACGGTGACCGCCCGCGCCACCGTCACCGAGATCATCCCGGAAAAGCGCCGCGCCGTTGTCCGCACGGTCTGCACCGTCGGCGAGACGGTGGTGATCGAGGGTGAGGCCCTGCTGATGGTCCCGTCGCGCGGCTGA
- a CDS encoding bifunctional riboflavin kinase/FAD synthetase, with product MRLFRHTADLPEDARGAVVALGNFDGVHRGHQAVIATAQRIARDLGAPSAVMTFEPHPRSVFRPDDAPFRLSPFRVKARHIEALGVDLLFVCHFDESFLHKTADAFIQEDLVAGLGVRHVVCGYDFLFGHGRGGDPALLRQAGAAHGFGVTEVGPVSDDADGVYSSTRVRDALVAGNPREAARLLGSPWEIEGRVEHGDHKGRTIGFPTANVELADYLRPAFGVYAVRTGVDQGAGTVWRNGVANLGRRPTVGGTVERLETHILDFDGDLYGQHLRVQLIEFLRPERKFGSFTELKDQIVQDAAAARAVLAKEPRTEG from the coding sequence ATGCGATTGTTCCGACACACCGCCGACCTGCCGGAGGACGCCCGCGGGGCCGTCGTCGCCCTTGGCAACTTCGACGGGGTGCACCGCGGCCATCAGGCGGTGATCGCCACCGCCCAGCGGATCGCCCGCGATCTCGGCGCGCCCTCGGCGGTGATGACCTTCGAGCCGCACCCCCGCTCGGTCTTCCGCCCCGACGACGCCCCCTTCCGCCTGTCGCCCTTCCGCGTCAAGGCCCGCCACATCGAGGCGCTGGGGGTGGACCTGCTGTTCGTCTGCCATTTCGACGAGAGCTTCCTGCACAAGACCGCCGACGCCTTCATCCAGGAGGATCTGGTGGCTGGGCTTGGCGTGCGGCACGTCGTCTGCGGCTACGACTTCCTGTTCGGCCATGGCCGCGGCGGCGACCCCGCCCTGCTGCGCCAGGCCGGCGCGGCCCACGGCTTCGGCGTGACCGAGGTCGGGCCGGTGTCCGACGACGCGGACGGCGTCTATTCCTCCACCCGCGTGCGCGACGCGCTGGTCGCCGGCAACCCGCGCGAGGCCGCCCGGCTGCTCGGCTCCCCCTGGGAGATCGAGGGGCGCGTGGAGCATGGCGACCACAAGGGCCGCACCATCGGCTTCCCCACCGCCAACGTCGAACTGGCCGACTATCTGCGCCCCGCCTTCGGCGTCTACGCGGTGCGCACCGGCGTCGACCAGGGGGCGGGCACGGTCTGGCGCAACGGCGTCGCCAACCTGGGCCGCCGCCCGACCGTGGGCGGAACGGTGGAGCGGCTGGAGACCCACATCCTCGACTTCGACGGCGACCTCTACGGCCAGCATCTGCGCGTCCAGCTCATCGAGTTCCTGCGGCCGGAGCGCAAGTTCGGCAGCTTCACCGAGCTGAAGGACCAGATCGTCCAGGACGCCGCGGCGGCCCGCGCCGTTCTGGCCAAGGAACCGCGGACGGAGGGTTGA
- a CDS encoding orotate phosphoribosyltransferase — MTTAAALPDRATIAATAAKILLEIKALHFNAETPFIFTSGWASPVYTDCRRIVSFPRARKALMDFAVQTIEREIGYESIDAVAGGETAGIPFAAWIAERLELPMQYVRKKPKGFGRNAQIEGVLTEGQRVILVEDLATDGKSKENFVTALRNGGATVTDSFVIFHYGIFPQSKTNMDRIGVRLHELCTWWDVLKVARENQYFDENTLSEVEKFLNDPVGWSAAHGGKASFD, encoded by the coding sequence ATGACCACCGCCGCTGCCCTGCCCGACCGGGCGACGATTGCCGCCACCGCCGCGAAGATCCTGCTGGAAATCAAGGCGCTGCATTTCAACGCCGAGACGCCCTTCATCTTCACCTCCGGCTGGGCGAGCCCGGTCTACACCGACTGCCGGCGCATCGTTTCCTTCCCGCGCGCCCGCAAGGCTCTGATGGACTTCGCCGTCCAGACCATCGAGCGCGAGATCGGCTACGAGAGCATCGACGCGGTGGCCGGCGGCGAGACGGCGGGCATCCCCTTCGCCGCCTGGATCGCCGAGCGGCTGGAGCTGCCCATGCAGTATGTCCGCAAGAAGCCGAAGGGCTTCGGGCGCAACGCCCAGATCGAGGGCGTGCTGACCGAGGGGCAGCGGGTCATCCTGGTCGAGGACCTCGCCACCGACGGCAAGAGCAAGGAGAATTTCGTCACGGCGCTGCGCAACGGCGGCGCCACGGTGACCGACAGCTTCGTGATCTTCCATTACGGCATCTTCCCGCAGTCGAAGACCAACATGGACCGCATCGGCGTCCGCCTGCACGAGCTGTGCACCTGGTGGGACGTGCTGAAGGTCGCCCGCGAGAACCAGTACTTCGACGAGAACACCCTGTCGGAGGTCGAGAAGTTCCTGAACGACCCGGTCGGCTGGTCCGCCGCCCATGGCGGCAAGGCCAGCTTCGACTGA
- the ileS gene encoding isoleucine--tRNA ligase — protein sequence MTRDYKSTVFLPRTDFPMRGGLPTKEPELLKRWEDMGLFQRLRETAKGREKFVLHDGPPYANGNIHIGHAVNKVLKDVIVRSRQMQGFDANYVPGWDCHGLPIEWKIEEKYRAEGKDKDEVPLNQFRAECRQFAQKWVDVQAGEFRRLGVEGNWADPYLTMTLPAEAQIVREIHKFAMNGGLYKGAKPVMWSVVEKTALAEAEIEYHDHTSTTVFARFAIWGSPAPEVDDANIVIWTTTPWTLPGNRAIAFGDEIEYATYKVLAVEEGSLAEVGERLVVATALAESVFKETKIADARLLHRFPGSRLAGGYCHHPLTRSGYDFKVPLLAGDFVTTDAGTGFVHIAPGHGEDDFHLGQANGIEVPQTVGEDGRYYDHVPLFAGLRVYTAEGKPGEANGAVLKAFQEVGALLAKGRVKHSYPHSWRSKAPLIFRTTPQWFISMETNDLRKTALQAISDTTWFPAQGENRIRAMIEQRPDWCISRQRAWGVPIALFVRKDNGAILRDAEVFNRIADIFEKEGSDAWFARPAQDFLGNAYRADDYEQVRDIVDVWFESGSTHAFVLEQRPELKWPASLYLEGSDQHRGWFHSSLLESCGTRGRAPYDAVLTHGFTLDEQGRKMSKSLGNVVAPQEVCDKYGADILRLWVVSTDYTEDQRIGPEIIKYQADHYRRLRNTLRYILGALADYTPAERIAVAEMPELERWVLHRLSELDALVRAKIEAYDFHDLSVAIHNFCAVELSAFYFDVRKDSLYCDAAGSVRRRSVRTVMEHLLSTLTAWLAPILCFTAEEAWLARPEGLTGTEGWNEESVHLRVFPAIPAEWRDDALAAKWESIRTVRRTVTGALELERANKRIGSSLQANPTVFVDAATKALLDGVDFAEICITSQITVAEGTAPEGAFVLPDVAGISVVPGLAEGGKCERCWKILPEVGTNAAHPTLCLRCAEAVDAEPAF from the coding sequence ATGACCCGCGACTACAAGTCCACCGTCTTCCTACCCCGCACCGACTTCCCCATGCGCGGCGGCCTGCCCACCAAGGAGCCGGAGCTGCTGAAGCGTTGGGAGGACATGGGCCTCTTCCAGCGGCTGCGCGAAACGGCCAAGGGCCGTGAGAAGTTCGTCCTGCACGACGGCCCGCCCTACGCCAACGGCAACATCCACATCGGCCACGCCGTCAACAAGGTGCTGAAGGACGTCATCGTCCGCTCGCGCCAGATGCAGGGCTTCGACGCCAACTACGTCCCCGGCTGGGACTGCCACGGCCTGCCCATCGAGTGGAAGATCGAGGAGAAGTACCGCGCCGAGGGCAAGGACAAGGACGAGGTTCCGCTCAACCAGTTCCGCGCCGAGTGCCGCCAGTTCGCCCAGAAGTGGGTGGACGTGCAGGCCGGCGAGTTCCGCCGCCTGGGCGTCGAGGGCAACTGGGCCGACCCGTACCTGACCATGACTCTGCCCGCCGAGGCGCAGATCGTCCGCGAGATCCACAAGTTCGCCATGAACGGCGGCCTCTACAAGGGCGCCAAGCCGGTCATGTGGTCGGTGGTCGAGAAGACCGCGCTGGCCGAGGCGGAGATCGAATACCACGATCACACCTCGACCACCGTCTTCGCGCGCTTCGCCATCTGGGGCTCGCCGGCGCCGGAGGTGGACGACGCCAACATCGTCATCTGGACGACCACCCCCTGGACCCTGCCGGGCAACCGCGCCATCGCCTTCGGCGACGAGATCGAATACGCGACCTACAAGGTGCTGGCGGTCGAGGAGGGCAGCCTCGCCGAGGTCGGTGAGCGGCTCGTCGTCGCCACCGCGCTGGCCGAGAGCGTCTTCAAGGAAACCAAGATCGCCGACGCGCGGCTGCTGCACCGCTTCCCCGGCTCGCGTCTGGCCGGCGGCTACTGCCACCACCCGCTGACCCGCAGCGGTTACGACTTCAAGGTGCCGCTGCTGGCCGGCGACTTCGTCACCACCGACGCCGGCACCGGCTTCGTGCACATCGCGCCGGGCCACGGCGAGGACGACTTCCACCTCGGTCAGGCCAACGGCATCGAGGTGCCGCAGACGGTCGGCGAGGACGGGCGATACTACGACCACGTCCCGCTGTTCGCCGGCCTGCGCGTCTACACCGCCGAAGGCAAGCCGGGCGAGGCCAACGGCGCCGTGCTGAAGGCCTTCCAGGAGGTCGGGGCGCTGCTCGCCAAGGGCCGCGTCAAGCACAGCTACCCGCACAGCTGGCGGTCGAAGGCCCCGCTGATCTTCCGCACCACGCCGCAGTGGTTCATCTCCATGGAGACGAACGACCTGCGCAAGACGGCGCTGCAGGCGATCTCCGACACGACGTGGTTCCCGGCCCAGGGCGAGAACCGCATCCGCGCGATGATCGAGCAGCGCCCGGACTGGTGCATCAGCCGCCAGCGCGCCTGGGGCGTGCCGATCGCCCTGTTCGTCCGCAAGGACAACGGCGCGATCCTGCGCGACGCCGAGGTGTTCAACCGCATCGCCGACATCTTCGAGAAGGAAGGCTCCGACGCGTGGTTCGCCCGCCCGGCGCAGGACTTCCTCGGCAACGCCTACCGCGCCGACGATTACGAGCAGGTCAGGGACATCGTCGACGTGTGGTTCGAGTCCGGCTCGACCCACGCCTTCGTCCTGGAGCAGCGGCCGGAGCTGAAGTGGCCGGCCTCGCTGTACCTTGAAGGCTCCGACCAGCACCGCGGCTGGTTCCACTCCTCCCTGCTGGAAAGCTGCGGCACGCGCGGCCGGGCGCCCTATGACGCGGTGCTGACGCACGGCTTCACGCTCGACGAGCAGGGCCGCAAGATGTCCAAGTCGCTGGGCAACGTGGTCGCCCCGCAGGAGGTCTGCGACAAGTACGGCGCCGACATCCTGCGCCTCTGGGTGGTCAGCACCGACTACACCGAGGACCAGCGCATCGGGCCGGAGATCATCAAGTACCAGGCCGACCATTACCGTCGCCTGCGCAACACGCTGCGCTACATCCTCGGCGCGCTGGCCGACTACACCCCGGCCGAGCGCATCGCCGTCGCCGAGATGCCGGAGTTGGAGCGCTGGGTCCTGCACCGCCTGTCGGAGCTGGACGCGCTGGTCCGCGCCAAGATCGAGGCCTACGACTTCCACGACCTGTCGGTGGCGATCCACAATTTCTGCGCCGTGGAGCTGTCGGCCTTCTACTTCGACGTCCGCAAGGACAGCCTCTACTGCGACGCGGCCGGTTCGGTCCGCCGCCGCTCGGTGCGCACGGTGATGGAGCATCTGCTCTCCACCCTGACCGCGTGGCTGGCCCCGATCCTCTGCTTCACCGCGGAAGAGGCGTGGCTGGCGCGGCCCGAGGGCCTGACCGGCACCGAGGGCTGGAACGAGGAGAGCGTCCATCTGCGCGTCTTCCCGGCCATCCCGGCGGAGTGGCGCGACGACGCGCTCGCCGCCAAGTGGGAATCCATCCGCACCGTCCGCCGCACCGTCACCGGCGCGCTGGAACTGGAGCGGGCCAACAAGAGGATCGGCTCGTCCCTGCAGGCCAACCCGACCGTCTTCGTGGACGCGGCGACCAAGGCCCTGCTCGACGGCGTGGACTTCGCCGAAATCTGCATCACCTCGCAGATCACCGTGGCGGAGGGCACGGCGCCCGAGGGGGCGTTCGTGCTTCCGGACGTGGCTGGCATCTCGGTGGTGCCCGGCCTCGCCGAAGGGGGCAAGTGCGAGCGCTGCTGGAAGATCCTTCCGGAGGTCGGCACGAACGCCGCACACCCGACGCTGTGCCTCCGTTGCGCCGAAGCCGTGGACGCGGAACCGGCGTTCTAA
- the lspA gene encoding signal peptidase II has product MSSLSTSGSRGYTVFGLSVAALVVVLDQLTKWWILDVVMQPYPRVVEVTPFFNLVLAWNTGVSFGTFGSSHAWMPYVLAAVAFAIVVALLLWLRQADRRYLALALGMVIGGAIGNVIDRFLYGAVADFLDFHIGGWHFWAFNVADSGISVGVALLVLDGLFAGREKS; this is encoded by the coding sequence ATGAGCAGCCTCTCCACGTCCGGCAGCCGCGGCTACACGGTCTTCGGCCTGTCCGTCGCCGCGCTGGTGGTGGTCCTCGACCAGCTCACCAAATGGTGGATCCTCGACGTGGTCATGCAGCCCTACCCACGGGTTGTCGAGGTCACGCCTTTCTTCAATCTCGTACTGGCCTGGAACACCGGAGTCAGCTTCGGCACCTTCGGCAGTTCCCACGCCTGGATGCCCTACGTCCTGGCCGCGGTGGCCTTCGCCATCGTGGTGGCGCTGCTGCTCTGGCTGCGGCAGGCCGACCGACGCTACCTCGCGCTGGCGCTGGGGATGGTCATCGGCGGGGCCATCGGCAATGTGATCGACCGCTTCCTCTACGGCGCCGTCGCCGATTTCCTCGATTTCCACATCGGGGGGTGGCATTTCTGGGCCTTCAACGTGGCGGACAGCGGAATCAGCGTCGGCGTGGCGCTTCTCGTGCTGGATGGGCTGTTCGCCGGCCGCGAAAAGTCGTAA
- a CDS encoding DUF3035 domain-containing protein, with protein sequence MLSFASSIARRSTRSLGRGPLLGLALVALALTGCTDVRRSIGLDRTSPDEFTVVSRAPLTMPPSLARLPEPRPGAARPQDATSAAVAAASVFGGSSRATAATAAGHTAGESALIAQAGAKSGIEQGIRNKVDQETTQLVVADKSWIDSLLFWQTQQQPYEIVDPKKENQRLREAQATGKALNDGTVPTIERKRRAPLEGLF encoded by the coding sequence ATGCTTTCCTTCGCCTCCTCCATCGCACGGCGCTCCACCCGTTCCCTGGGGCGGGGCCCGCTGCTGGGCTTGGCGCTCGTCGCGCTGGCGCTCACCGGATGCACCGACGTCCGCCGCTCCATCGGTCTCGACCGCACGAGCCCGGACGAGTTTACGGTCGTGTCCCGCGCGCCGCTGACCATGCCGCCGAGCCTCGCCCGCCTGCCGGAGCCGCGCCCCGGCGCGGCGCGGCCGCAGGACGCCACGTCGGCCGCGGTGGCCGCCGCCTCGGTCTTCGGCGGCTCCTCCCGCGCCACGGCCGCCACCGCCGCCGGACACACGGCGGGCGAGTCGGCGCTGATTGCCCAGGCCGGCGCCAAGAGCGGCATTGAGCAGGGCATCCGCAACAAGGTCGATCAGGAGACGACCCAACTCGTCGTCGCCGACAAGAGCTGGATCGACTCCCTGCTGTTCTGGCAGACGCAGCAACAGCCCTACGAGATCGTCGATCCGAAGAAGGAAAACCAGCGTCTGCGTGAGGCCCAGGCCACCGGCAAGGCGCTGAACGACGGCACCGTCCCGACCATCGAACGCAAGCGCCGGGCGCCGCTGGAAGGGCTGTTCTAA
- a CDS encoding M16 family metallopeptidase, whose product MLPNGPTAPPPWKRPWRRLAAAGVLALALAGAIPAAAPAFAAEKGVFFPETFTLSNGMQVVLVTNQRVPVVTHMVWYKVGAADEPRGVSGIAHFLEHLMFKGTEEVPPGAFSRIVAKNGGRDNAFTSWDYTAYFQNVARDRLELVMKMEADRMSNLRLTDQVVYPERDVIIEERRQRIENEPADRIGEQVNATLYVHHPYGTPIIGWPQEMATLTREEAETFYKSWYAPNNAVLVVSGDVTAEELKPLAEKYYGSIAARPVPERVRVQEPPISAARRVILRDDEVRQPSIRRNWLAPSYRTDKEGYAYPLQVLSEIMSGGPTSRLYRSLVVEQRIATSAWLGYSPSSWDMTSLAAGASPAPGVTMEKLEAALEADIRTLVEKGVTEEEVATAKKRMLAEAAYARDSLTGPAQTLGAAIATGQSIDDVENWPVRIDAVTADQVNAAARAVLGQTNHVTGLLLPLQDKGS is encoded by the coding sequence ATGCTCCCCAACGGCCCCACCGCTCCCCCACCCTGGAAACGGCCCTGGCGCCGGCTCGCCGCCGCGGGCGTCCTGGCGCTCGCCCTGGCCGGCGCCATCCCCGCCGCCGCCCCTGCCTTCGCCGCCGAGAAGGGGGTCTTCTTCCCGGAGACCTTCACCCTGTCCAACGGCATGCAGGTCGTGCTGGTGACCAACCAGCGCGTACCGGTGGTCACCCACATGGTCTGGTACAAGGTGGGTGCTGCGGACGAGCCGCGCGGCGTGTCGGGCATCGCCCATTTCCTGGAACATCTGATGTTCAAGGGGACGGAGGAGGTTCCGCCCGGCGCCTTCTCCCGCATCGTCGCCAAGAACGGCGGGCGCGACAACGCCTTCACCTCCTGGGACTACACCGCCTATTTCCAGAACGTGGCGCGCGACCGGCTGGAGCTGGTGATGAAGATGGAGGCCGACCGCATGTCGAACCTCCGCCTCACCGATCAGGTGGTCTATCCGGAGCGTGACGTCATCATCGAGGAGCGCCGCCAGCGCATCGAGAACGAGCCCGCCGACCGCATCGGCGAGCAGGTCAACGCCACCCTCTACGTCCACCACCCCTACGGCACGCCGATCATCGGCTGGCCGCAGGAGATGGCCACCCTGACGCGGGAGGAGGCGGAGACCTTCTACAAGAGCTGGTACGCGCCCAACAACGCCGTGCTGGTGGTGTCCGGCGACGTGACGGCCGAGGAGCTGAAGCCGCTCGCCGAGAAATACTACGGCAGCATCGCCGCCCGCCCGGTGCCGGAGCGCGTCCGCGTGCAGGAGCCGCCGATCAGCGCCGCCCGCCGGGTCATCCTGCGCGACGACGAGGTGCGCCAGCCCTCGATCCGGCGCAACTGGCTCGCCCCCTCCTACCGCACCGACAAGGAGGGTTACGCCTACCCGCTCCAGGTGCTCTCGGAGATCATGAGCGGCGGCCCGACCTCCCGCCTCTACCGCAGCCTCGTCGTCGAGCAGCGCATCGCCACCTCGGCCTGGCTGGGCTACAGCCCGTCGTCCTGGGACATGACCTCGCTGGCGGCGGGCGCCTCGCCGGCCCCCGGCGTGACCATGGAGAAGCTGGAAGCGGCGCTGGAGGCCGACATCCGGACGCTCGTCGAGAAGGGCGTGACGGAGGAGGAGGTGGCCACCGCCAAGAAGCGCATGCTGGCCGAGGCCGCCTACGCCCGCGACAGCCTGACCGGCCCGGCCCAGACGCTGGGCGCCGCCATCGCCACCGGCCAGAGCATCGACGACGTGGAGAACTGGCCGGTGCGCATCGACGCGGTGACCGCCGATCAGGTCAACGCCGCCGCCCGCGCCGTTCTGGGCCAGACCAACCACGTCACCGGCCTTCTGCTGCCGCTCCAGGACAAGGGAAGCTGA
- a CDS encoding M16 family metallopeptidase, translating to MIVLSKRLMSKRVFGACLFLFAFAVSTPAAAIEIKRVVSPGGIEAWLVEDHKVPIIALEWAFEGAGASDPKGKDGLANLAARTLDEGAGPYDSQTFAARLQDNAIALGYDAGRDGFGGSLRTLSDRRDEAFELTRLSLAEPRFDAEAVERMRAAVLSSLRRDQADPNYVGRRLFYSTAYPGHPYGDEIRGTLESLPTITPDDLRGFVKTGFGRDRLVVAAAGDISPEDLGRALDHVFGGLPATSANAAIPDVEPKGLGETLVATRPTAQTVMLMGQTGLKRADPDWYAATVMNYVLGGGGFGSRLMEEVREKRGLSYGVYSYLIPMDHSALVMAGGNTVNAKAGQALDIMRQEWKRMADEGVTEEELADAKTYLTGSFPLQLSSTQAIARILLQVKRDELGIDYLDRRDAFINGVTQADVQRVAKRLLDPNRLLTVLVGRPEGVTATRTIDGGS from the coding sequence ATGATCGTCCTATCCAAGCGCCTCATGTCCAAGCGCGTCTTCGGCGCCTGCCTTTTTCTTTTCGCCTTCGCCGTCTCCACTCCGGCAGCCGCCATCGAGATCAAGCGGGTGGTCAGCCCCGGCGGGATCGAGGCATGGCTGGTCGAGGATCACAAGGTTCCCATCATCGCCCTGGAATGGGCCTTTGAAGGGGCCGGGGCGTCCGACCCCAAGGGCAAGGATGGCCTCGCCAACCTCGCCGCACGCACGCTGGACGAGGGCGCCGGCCCCTATGACAGCCAGACCTTCGCCGCACGGCTTCAGGACAACGCCATTGCGCTGGGCTACGACGCCGGGCGCGACGGCTTCGGCGGCAGTCTGCGCACGCTGAGCGACCGCCGCGACGAGGCGTTCGAGCTGACCCGCCTGTCGCTGGCCGAGCCGCGCTTCGACGCGGAGGCGGTGGAGCGCATGCGCGCCGCCGTGCTGTCCAGCCTGCGTCGCGATCAGGCCGACCCCAACTACGTCGGACGGCGGCTGTTCTACTCCACGGCCTATCCCGGCCACCCCTATGGCGACGAGATCCGCGGCACGCTGGAGTCGCTGCCGACGATCACCCCGGACGATCTGCGCGGCTTCGTGAAGACCGGCTTCGGGCGCGACCGGCTGGTCGTCGCGGCGGCGGGCGACATCAGCCCGGAGGATCTGGGCCGCGCGCTTGACCACGTGTTCGGCGGCCTGCCCGCCACCTCCGCGAACGCCGCCATCCCCGACGTGGAGCCGAAGGGCCTGGGCGAGACGCTGGTCGCCACCCGTCCGACCGCGCAGACCGTCATGCTGATGGGCCAGACCGGGCTCAAGCGCGCCGACCCCGACTGGTACGCGGCGACCGTGATGAACTACGTCCTGGGCGGCGGCGGCTTCGGCTCCCGCCTGATGGAGGAGGTGCGGGAGAAGCGCGGTCTCAGCTACGGCGTCTACAGCTACCTGATTCCGATGGACCATTCCGCCCTGGTGATGGCCGGCGGCAACACGGTGAACGCCAAGGCCGGTCAGGCGCTGGACATCATGCGCCAGGAATGGAAGCGCATGGCCGACGAGGGCGTGACGGAGGAGGAGCTGGCCGACGCCAAGACCTACCTCACCGGCAGCTTCCCGCTGCAGCTCAGCAGCACGCAGGCCATCGCGCGCATCCTGCTCCAGGTCAAGCGCGACGAGCTGGGCATCGACTATCTCGACCGCCGCGACGCCTTCATCAACGGCGTCACCCAGGCCGACGTGCAGCGCGTGGCGAAGCGGCTGCTCGACCCCAACCGGCTGCTGACCGTGCTGGTCGGCCGTCCGGAAGGCGTGACCGCGACGCGGACAATCGACGGGGGGAGCTGA